A genomic stretch from Lathyrus oleraceus cultivar Zhongwan6 chromosome 2, CAAS_Psat_ZW6_1.0, whole genome shotgun sequence includes:
- the LOC127120898 gene encoding TOM1-like protein 1, with translation MSDNLMEKVNAFGEKLKIGGVEVGRKMTEGMTSMSFKVKEFFQGPNQVDKLVEDATSEAHEEPDWAMNLDLCDLVNTEKVNSVELIRGIKKRIVIKSPRVQYLALVLIETIVKNCEKAFSEVAAERVLDDMVRLIDDPQTVVNNRNKALMMIEAWGESTGELRYLPVYEETYKSLRSRGIRFPGRDNESLAPIFTPPRSASVPELPHVDDLSHQFQRDVTVQGFTPEQTKEAFDVARNSIELLSTVLSSSPQQDVLQDDLTSTLVQQCRRSQTTVQRIVETAGDNEALLFEALNVNDEILKVLTKYEELKPPPGAPLQPEPAMIPVAVEPDESPRNLDTKEDSLIRKPAGSRPGVQGGNNDDMMDDLDEMIFGSRVGDASGGGHDTKKQQSSKDDLISF, from the exons atgagTGACAATTTGATGGAAAAAGTGAACGCGTTCGGCGAAAAGTTGAAAATCGGCGGTGTAGAAGTTGGCCGGAAGATGACTGAAGGAATGACATCGATGAGTTTCAAGGTGAAGGAATTCTTCCAAGGTCCGAACCAAGTGGATAAGCTCGTTGAAGACGCAACATCAGAGGCACACGAAGAGCCTGATTGGGCTATGAATCTTGATCTATGTGACCTGGTTAACACCGAGAAAGTTAATAGTGTTGAATTGATCCGTGGAATTAAGAAGCGGATCGTGATTAAAAGCCCTAGGGTTCAGTATTTGGCTTTGGTTTTGATTGAAACTATTGTTAAGAATTGTGAAAAAGCGTTTTCTGAAGTTGCTGCTGAGAGAGTGCTTGATGACATGGTTAGACTTATTGATGATCCTCAAACTGTTGTTAATAATCGGAATAAAGCTTTGATGATGATTGAAGCTTGGGGTGAGTCCACTGGTGAACTTCGTTATCTACCTGTTTATGAAGAAACCTATAAG AGTTTGAGATCAAGGGGTATTAGGTTTCCTGGTCGTGATAATGAAAGCCTGGCTCCGATTTTCACTCCTCCGCGGTCGGCTTCTGTACCGGAGCTGCCTCATGTGGATGATCTTTCACACCAGTTTCAGCGTGATGTTACTGTGCAGGGTTTTACGCCAGAACAGACAAAGGAAGCCTTTGATGTTGCGAGAAATAGCATTGAACTTCTTTCAACTGTGCTATCGTCTTCACCGCAACAAGATGTTTTGcag GATGATTTGACCAGCACACTTGTACAACAGTGCCGTCGCTCCCAAACTACTGTCCAGCGAATTGTCGAAACTGCTGGGGACAATGAAGCACTTCTTTTTGAGGCCTTGAATGTTAATGATGAGATTCTGAAGGTTCTTACCAAGTATGAAGAGTTGAAACCGCCTCCAGGTGCCCCGCTTCAACCTGAACCAGCTATGATACCTGTTGCTGTTGAGCCAGACGAGTCACCTCGAAATCTTGATACTAAAGAGGACTCCCTGATTAGAAAGCCAGCTGGATCAAGACCTGGTGTCCAGGGAGGAAACAACGATGACATGATGGATGATCTTGATGAGATGATTTTTGGGAGTAGAGTTGGGGATGCATCAGGTGGAGGACATGACACAAAGAAGCAGCAATCTTCTAAAGATGATCTCATCTCCTTCTAA